The segment TCCTCATCGACGCCGGTGCCGACGTGAACGCGAAGGACGACATCCAGGATTCGGCCTACCTGTACGCCGGAGCCGAGGGCTACGACGCGATCCTGCGGATGACGCTCGACCACGGCGCCGACCTGAAGTCGGTCAACCGCTACGGCGGCACCGCGCTGATCCCGGCCGCCGAGCACGGTTTCCTCTCCACGGTGCAGATGCTCATCAAGGCCGGAGTCGACGTCAACCACGTCAACACGCCGGTGTGGACCGCGCTGCACGAGGCCGTGGTCTACGGTGACGGCTCGCAGAAGTACCAGGACGTGGTGACCGCGCTCCTCGACGCCGGTGCCGATCCCAACATCCGTGACGGTCAGGGGCGTACCGTCCTCGCCAATGCGCGGAACAACGGGCAGACCGCGATCGTCCGAATCCTGCTCAATCATGGAGGCGCCCAGTGAATCCCACTCGCATCAGCAACGTCACCGCACCCGATGGGCAGCGCGTCGACATCGCTCTCGTCGACGGTGCGATCGCCGCGATCACGCCCCATCGGTCCGACCCCGCAGTCGCCGACACCGTGATCGACGGTGCCGGCGCGCTGGTGCTGCCCGCGTTCGTCGACGGTCACTGCCACCTGGACAAGACCTTCCTGGGCGCGCCGTGGCAGCCGCACCTCGCGTCGGGGTCGCTGCGTGAGCGGATCGCGAACGAGAAGGTGCTCCGCAGCAGCATCGGCGTGCCGGTCGTCGAGCGTGCGACGGCCCTCGTCGACCAGATGGTCGCCTTCGGCACCGGGCACGTTCGCTCGCACGTCGACATCGATCTCGAAGCCGGGCTCGACGGCCTCCACGCGCTCCTGCAGGTCCGCGACGCCGTGCGCGATCGCCTCGGCATCCAGCTCGTCGCGTTCCCGCAGAGCGGCGTCGTCACCGCACCCGGTGTCGCCGACCTGCTCGACGCGGCCCTCGCCGAGGGCGCCGAACTCTTCGGCGGCCTCGATCCCGTCGGATTCGACGACGACATGAACGGCCAGCTCGACGTGATCTTCGGCCTCGCAGACAAGCACGGCGCGGGCATCGACATCCACCTGCACGACGGCGGCACCGTCGGCACCGCGCAGCTGCGCGCCATCGCCGAGCGGACCCGCGCCCTCGGTCTCGGTGGCAAGGTGACGGTCAGCCACGCGTACGCGCTCGGCCAGGTGTACGGCGACGAGCTCGACAGCACCGCGCAGGCGCTCGGCGACGCGGGAGTCTCGATCCTCACCAACGGTCCGGCAGGCACCATGCCGCCGATCCTGCGTCTGCGCGAGCACGGCGTCCGCGTCTTCGCCGGCTCGGACAACATCCGGGACGCCTGGTGGCCGTACGGCAATGGCGACATGCTCGAGCGCGCCACCATCATCGGCCTCGAAGGCGGCCTGATGAACGACGACGACCTCGCAGTCCTCGCGTCGCTGACCACCGACGTCGCCGCCGACGTCCTCGGAGTGGCCGACTACGGGTTGCGCGCGGGCGGTCGTGCGGACCTGGTCCTCGTCGACGCGCAGAGCGTTCCCGAGGCCGTCGCCGCCCACCCGCCACGGAAGCTGGTCCTGCACGGCGGCCGCGTGGTGCACCAGGCGTAGGTGAGGCCGCCGGTCTTACCATCCTGTCGGACTGCCCTCAGACGTGAATCAGTCCTGCTTTGCTCATTGCTCGCCGTGGGACACCGGGGTCGTGCTCTCGATCACGTCGAAGAAGTGTTTCGCGGGTATGGGCTTAGCCCTGCGGGCTTCGCCCGTTGGCATCAGAACCAGGATTTCTTGGCCGGCGGTCTGTGGGACGAACTTGCCTGTACCGGCTGTCGTGCCGAGGACTCGCAACTCGGCTGACTCTTCGAACCTCCGTGCTCGCTGCCGGACTTTTCGGTCGGAGTCGAGGCTCTGTACTGCGAGGTAGAGTGTCAGGATCATGGCGGCCAGTGCTGCGAGCGATGCGACAAGGGTGCTGGTAGTCATCGCACTTGTCCCTTCGCTCGTCGCGCGGAAATCGTCCAGCAAATCGCTGCTGTGCAGAACGACATTGCGCCTAAAACCCATGGTGCCACACCCATGGGGACGTTGACAGCGCCCGCGTTGACCGTGTCGACGTACCCCCAGACACACAGGACGACGATAAGCGTCAGGGCGGCTCTGAGTCGGTTGGTCGCG is part of the Gordonia phthalatica genome and harbors:
- a CDS encoding amidohydrolase family protein, with the protein product MNPTRISNVTAPDGQRVDIALVDGAIAAITPHRSDPAVADTVIDGAGALVLPAFVDGHCHLDKTFLGAPWQPHLASGSLRERIANEKVLRSSIGVPVVERATALVDQMVAFGTGHVRSHVDIDLEAGLDGLHALLQVRDAVRDRLGIQLVAFPQSGVVTAPGVADLLDAALAEGAELFGGLDPVGFDDDMNGQLDVIFGLADKHGAGIDIHLHDGGTVGTAQLRAIAERTRALGLGGKVTVSHAYALGQVYGDELDSTAQALGDAGVSILTNGPAGTMPPILRLREHGVRVFAGSDNIRDAWWPYGNGDMLERATIIGLEGGLMNDDDLAVLASLTTDVAADVLGVADYGLRAGGRADLVLVDAQSVPEAVAAHPPRKLVLHGGRVVHQA
- a CDS encoding ankyrin repeat domain-containing protein; translation: MKDSIRRPIVLAVAVAAAATGLTACSSEESAAAPASSTTVSSVSSVSQPATSSAAATTTSKRVDPSLNGPLQQAAAANDAARVRELLARGAEIESRGHQGRTPLVTATKNRAVDAARVLIDAGADVNAKDDIQDSAYLYAGAEGYDAILRMTLDHGADLKSVNRYGGTALIPAAEHGFLSTVQMLIKAGVDVNHVNTPVWTALHEAVVYGDGSQKYQDVVTALLDAGADPNIRDGQGRTVLANARNNGQTAIVRILLNHGGAQ